GGCATCAAGATTGGTGATAGTATTTTTAGCTTTTGGTCAGAGGCACACTACCCAAACAATCAGTCGTATAAATGCTTAACAGCTTAGCCATAGAGAAGTAATATTATACTAAGTAAAAACAATATGATCGGCTATCTCAAAGGCACAGTCGCCAATATCGCCAAAGGCAGCAACCGCGTTATGCTGACTCTCGAAGTCAATGGAATTGGCTATGAAATCCAAATTTTGCCCCGCGTGACTGGTCAATTACCAGTATCCGGCGAAGTCGCCCAAATATTTACCCACCAGCAAGTTAAGGAAGACCAAATCGTATTGTACGGTTTTGGCAGCACGGCAGAACGCGATTTGTTTCGGCAGTTGACGAGTGTTAGCGGTGTGGGTGCTCAACTGGCGATCGCCCTTCTCGACACTCTAGGAATGCAAGATTTAGTTCAGGCGATCGTCGGCGGTAACACTCGCATCCTCGCCAAAACCCCCGGCGTGGGCACAAAAACCGCCGAACGCCTCGCCCTGGAACTCAAAAGCAAACTCTCGGAATGGAGACAGGAAGCTGGTTTGACAACTTCCGTCGCCGCCGGAGTTCCCGCAGCGATTCAAGAAGAAGTGGAGATGATTCTGCTGGCGATGGGATACACTCCGGCGGAAGTTTTGCAAGCGCTGCAAACTCTCAGTCAAGACAGTAACTTGTCAAACAAAGGTAATGCCGATGATTGGATACGCGAGGCGATCGCCTATTTAAGCCGATAATGCCAGCTAATCAAGCAATCCGGGCATAAAATCCCCAATTATGCCCCACAAACCAACCCATCCTTGGGAAAAATTTGCTCCTTCACCGTTCTGCTGTGATACTATATGGGATTGTGACAATCGTACAAAAAAAACTAAACTCAATTCATGGCTCTTACACAACAGCGCAAACAAGAAATCATGGGCGATTTTCAAACCCATGAAACCGACACAGGTTCAGCAGATGTCCAAATCGCCATGCTGAGCGATCGCATCAGCAAACTCAGCGCCCACCTGAAAATCAACCAAAAAGACTTCGCCTCCCGGCGCGGTTTGATGATGATGATCAGCCGCCGCAAGCGCCTGCTGGCCTACCTGCAAAAGGAAAATGTCGATCGCTACAAAGCATTAATTGCCCGTTTAGGCATTCGCGGCTAAACAGCCAAGCGAAAATTTGCGACAATATTCAAGAATCTTGGACAAACGCCAGCAGGATTTACGCACCGATCGCCAATCAGTTTCAAACCGTTGATTAACCATCAGAGTTGCGTAAACCCTCGCCAAGATTTATTGAATAATTGTTCGAGATTTCAGGTTAAACAAAAAATATGTCCTCCGAACCACCCACCCAGCGCTTACCGTTTGAACCCGCCTCAAATCGGAAAAAAACGCCTAAAAAGCCCCCAGAAACCGACGCAAAGCTAGTCACAGAAGAACCAAAACCAGACAAGCAGCCCAAAGCCACAAAAACAGGCCCGCAGGCGCGATCGAGCAAAACAGACCCGCAGGCGCAATCCATCCCAGAAGTAGTCAGCAAACGCATGATATCCCGCATCGCGGTATTCTGCGGCGTACCGACAATCCTGGGAATTTCCACATTTTTTATCAGTTATTTGATCGTCAGCAAAGGCTTGTTTGACTTGCCCAACACAGCAGTATTGTTAGTAAGCATGGGCTGTTTTGGTCTAGGCGTACTGGGATTAAGCTACGGAGTTCTCTCGGCTTCTTGGGATGAAGACAATTCAGGAAGCACTCTGGGATGGGAAGAATTTAATACCAATTTTGGACGGATGCGAGAAGCGTGGCGCGCCGGTAAACCAAAAAGTTAGAATCTCGATTTAAGAGAAGACGGCGGTTGAAACCGCGGCGACACAAACAATGTCCGCACTTCGACAAGCTCAGCGACCACCTCCGCGGACTAAGAGAGACGGCGGTTTTAACCGCCTTTGTCTTCAACCCGCGGAGGCGGGTTTTGTCTATGTAGACGCGGTTTCAACCGCCGAGTCTTTCATCAGACGGCGGTTGAAACCGCGGCGACACAAACGATGTCAGCCGGACGCCGACTAAGAGAGGATACCGCCTTTGTCTTCAACCCGCGGAGGCGGGTTTT
Above is a genomic segment from Microcoleus sp. bin38.metabat.b11b12b14.051 containing:
- the ruvA gene encoding Holliday junction branch migration protein RuvA, which codes for MIGYLKGTVANIAKGSNRVMLTLEVNGIGYEIQILPRVTGQLPVSGEVAQIFTHQQVKEDQIVLYGFGSTAERDLFRQLTSVSGVGAQLAIALLDTLGMQDLVQAIVGGNTRILAKTPGVGTKTAERLALELKSKLSEWRQEAGLTTSVAAGVPAAIQEEVEMILLAMGYTPAEVLQALQTLSQDSNLSNKGNADDWIREAIAYLSR
- the rpsO gene encoding 30S ribosomal protein S15 yields the protein MALTQQRKQEIMGDFQTHETDTGSADVQIAMLSDRISKLSAHLKINQKDFASRRGLMMMISRRKRLLAYLQKENVDRYKALIARLGIRG
- a CDS encoding PAM68 family protein, giving the protein MSSEPPTQRLPFEPASNRKKTPKKPPETDAKLVTEEPKPDKQPKATKTGPQARSSKTDPQAQSIPEVVSKRMISRIAVFCGVPTILGISTFFISYLIVSKGLFDLPNTAVLLVSMGCFGLGVLGLSYGVLSASWDEDNSGSTLGWEEFNTNFGRMREAWRAGKPKS